The genomic segment AAAAGCACGATGACAGATGTGGTGATGAACTATCTCGTAAAGGCGCAGGACCTTGTCCCGGCCGAGTACGGCTACTACGCCCTAGTGACCGCGATAACTGGCGTCGGCCTGGCGAAAGCGGCGGGCACCATGGCGCACCCCGGGTCCAAGATGGTTGGCAAACTAGAGCTCGTCGGAGCGATTTTGCTGCTCATGGGCCCTGCGTCGCTCGGCGGATTCGGACACATTTTCGCTATTTGGTCCATCCTTGTGGCCATGGGAATGATGCTCGCCATCAAGCCCCGGGCTATCCTCACCGAGGCGATGCTCATCACGCTGAGCTCCAAGATTCTGCGCTCTGAGTGGGGCAACGTGACCCACGACGGCATGACGCAGGGCATGAGCTGGGAGA from the Micromonas commoda chromosome 8, complete sequence genome contains:
- a CDS encoding predicted protein: MTDVVMNYLVKAQDLVPAEYGYYALVTAITGVGLAKAAGTMAHPGSKMVGKLELVGAILLLMGPASLGGFGHIFAIWSILVAMGMMLAIKPRAILTEAMLITLSSKILRSEWGNVTHDGMTQGMSWETAMGASIMTGYVIGTLTMLSDRFAPNKAGAKATPNKAGNVKRTKRA